From Microbispora sp. ZYX-F-249, a single genomic window includes:
- the clpS gene encoding ATP-dependent Clp protease adapter ClpS yields MGSTAPAEVERPSSDVRPDLPWLTIVWNDPVNLMSYVTYVFQAVFGYPREKAEKLMMDVHHKGKAVVASGTREEMERDVQILHSYGLWATVQQDK; encoded by the coding sequence GTGGGTAGCACAGCTCCAGCCGAGGTCGAGCGTCCGTCGTCGGACGTGCGCCCCGATCTGCCGTGGCTCACGATCGTGTGGAACGACCCGGTCAACCTGATGTCGTACGTCACGTACGTCTTCCAGGCCGTGTTCGGCTATCCCCGTGAGAAGGCCGAGAAGCTGATGATGGACGTCCACCACAAGGGCAAGGCCGTCGTGGCCAGCGGCACCCGGGAGGAGATGGAGCGCGACGTGCAGATCCTCCACTCCTACGGCCTGTGGGCCACCGTCCAGCAGGACAAATGA
- a CDS encoding DUF2017 domain-containing protein, with the protein MSTGFRATADGVTVHLDAGEVSILRSLVSQVLGLVEPGTTGDDPLERALGIGAAAPPADPVLARLFPSAYADDEEAAQEFRRYTEATLRDGKRADATTLLETAEPGRLTLTAEQGQAWLRALNDVRLALGVRLEVTEEVHEEISAMSEDDPRYPAFVTYDWLTYLQDTLVRALW; encoded by the coding sequence ATGAGCACGGGCTTCAGGGCGACGGCTGACGGGGTGACCGTCCACCTCGACGCGGGTGAGGTGTCGATCCTGCGCTCGCTGGTGTCGCAGGTGCTCGGCCTGGTCGAGCCGGGGACGACCGGCGACGACCCGCTGGAGCGCGCCCTCGGCATCGGCGCGGCGGCCCCGCCGGCCGACCCCGTGCTCGCGCGGCTGTTCCCCTCGGCGTACGCCGACGACGAGGAGGCGGCGCAGGAGTTCCGGCGCTACACGGAGGCGACGCTGCGCGACGGCAAGCGGGCCGACGCGACCACGCTGCTGGAGACGGCGGAGCCGGGACGGCTCACGCTCACGGCCGAGCAGGGGCAGGCGTGGCTGCGGGCGCTCAACGACGTACGGCTCGCGCTCGGCGTGCGGCTGGAGGTCACCGAGGAGGTCCACGAGGAGATCTCCGCGATGTCCGAGGACGATCCCCGCTATCCCGCGTTCGTGACCTACGACTGGCTGACCTACCTGCAGGACACCCTCGTCAGGGCGCTTTGGTAG
- a CDS encoding M67 family metallopeptidase — protein sequence MLTISRELVDKIVAHARADHPDEACGVLAGPAGSDRPERFVPMENAERSPTFYRFDSMEQFRVWREMDDRDEVPVVIYHSHTATEAYPSRTDISYASEPDAHYVLVSTASEEETPFRSYRIVDGVVTEEEVKIVESYG from the coding sequence ATGCTGACGATCTCACGCGAGCTGGTCGACAAGATCGTGGCCCACGCCCGGGCCGACCACCCCGACGAGGCGTGCGGCGTCCTGGCCGGGCCCGCCGGGTCCGACCGTCCCGAGCGGTTCGTCCCGATGGAGAACGCCGAGCGCTCCCCGACGTTCTACCGTTTCGACTCGATGGAGCAGTTCCGCGTGTGGCGGGAGATGGACGACCGCGACGAGGTCCCGGTCGTGATCTACCACTCCCACACCGCCACCGAGGCGTACCCGTCCCGTACGGACATCAGCTACGCCTCCGAGCCCGACGCCCACTACGTGCTGGTCTCGACCGCCTCCGAGGAGGAGACGCCCTTCCGGTCCTACCGGATCGTGGACGGCGTCGTCACGGAGGAGGAAGTCAAGATCGTCGAGTCGTACGGTTAA
- a CDS encoding MoaD/ThiS family protein, producing MAIEVRIPTILRSYTDGAKAVNAKGATLEELIGDLESRHPGLKDRLVDDSGLRRFVNVYLNDEDVRFLGGLGTPVADGDTVTVLPAVAGGAR from the coding sequence ATGGCTATCGAGGTCCGCATTCCGACCATCCTCCGCAGCTACACCGATGGCGCCAAGGCGGTCAACGCCAAGGGAGCGACCCTCGAAGAGCTGATCGGCGACCTGGAGTCGCGCCACCCCGGCCTGAAGGACCGGCTGGTGGACGACTCCGGGCTGCGCCGGTTCGTCAACGTCTACCTGAACGACGAGGACGTGCGTTTCCTCGGCGGGCTCGGCACCCCCGTCGCCGACGGCGACACCGTGACCGTGCTCCCGGCCGTCGCGGGCGGAGCGCGCTAG
- a CDS encoding PLP-dependent cysteine synthase family protein, with product MRFDSLIDSVGRTPLVGLPRLSPSPDVRIWAKLEDRNPTGSVKDRPALWMIEQAEKDGLLTPGCTILEPTSGNTGISLAMSARLKGYRLICVMPENTSEERRQLLRMWGAEIISSPAAGGSNEAVRVAKGLAAEHPDWVMLYQYGNPANWRSHYESTGPEILADLPTVTHFVAGLGTTGTLMGVGRYLREQVPDVKIVAAEPRYGELVYGLRNVDEGFVPELYDASVLTTRYSVTSADALRRTRELLAAEGIFAGISTGCALHAALGMARKAVQAGERADIVFIVADGGWKYLSTGAYEGTLDEAEDRLEGQLWA from the coding sequence ATGCGCTTCGACTCGTTGATCGACTCGGTCGGGCGCACCCCGCTGGTGGGTCTGCCCAGGCTGTCGCCGTCCCCCGACGTACGGATCTGGGCGAAGCTGGAGGACCGCAACCCGACCGGGTCGGTCAAGGACAGGCCCGCGCTGTGGATGATCGAGCAGGCAGAGAAGGACGGGCTGCTCACGCCGGGATGCACGATCCTGGAGCCGACCTCCGGCAACACCGGCATCTCGCTGGCGATGTCGGCCCGGCTCAAGGGCTACCGGCTGATCTGCGTCATGCCGGAGAACACCTCCGAGGAGCGCCGCCAGTTGCTGCGCATGTGGGGCGCGGAGATCATCTCCTCGCCGGCCGCGGGCGGCTCCAACGAGGCGGTGCGGGTGGCCAAGGGCCTCGCGGCCGAGCACCCCGACTGGGTGATGCTCTACCAGTACGGCAACCCCGCCAACTGGCGTTCCCACTACGAGTCGACCGGGCCGGAGATCCTCGCGGACCTGCCGACCGTCACTCACTTCGTCGCCGGGCTCGGCACGACCGGCACGCTCATGGGCGTCGGCCGCTACCTGCGCGAGCAGGTGCCCGACGTGAAGATCGTCGCCGCCGAGCCGCGTTACGGCGAGCTGGTCTACGGCCTGCGCAACGTGGACGAGGGGTTCGTGCCCGAGCTGTACGACGCGTCCGTGCTCACCACTCGCTACTCGGTGACCTCGGCCGACGCGCTGCGCCGGACCCGTGAGCTGCTGGCCGCCGAGGGCATCTTCGCGGGCATCTCGACGGGCTGCGCCCTGCACGCGGCTCTGGGCATGGCCCGCAAGGCCGTCCAGGCCGGCGAGCGGGCCGACATCGTGTTCATCGTGGCCGACGGCGGGTGGAAGTACCTGTCGACCGGCGCCTACGAGGGGACCCTCGACGAGGCGGAGGACCGCCTCGAAGGCCAGCTCTGGGCCTGA
- a CDS encoding DUF3352 domain-containing protein has protein sequence MSPDTSPRGPSPWQPRDEPDLDRTVAYRVPRPPTGGEAHTVRMPSWTEPEEIGSVTLAAPPSAPGRARRARGWIVALVAAVLVGLVGGGGVWAASKLSGGGTQPQDVLPANALAYVRLDLDPAAGQKLALFGIARKFSATRDSFGGDDPRKALVTALQKDGPGLPDIDYARDVEPWLGDRVGLAVLPAADGGDPVGALAVQVKDEAAARTGIGKLGLGDGKGGLAFREGYALIAMSQRLADEYVTAAPLSGDPRFADDLKALGEQGVLSFWMDVEKVAEAGWAGASATLALPQLKGMRFAGALRFSGDYAELAGITRGGTPTKVRPEPVKIGELPVSTVAAASFSGLGDMLREQWPSIEQAAAVPGGEVLRQTLDGARAQYGLSLPDDLVTLLGRTFTLAVDEQDLDGPTPRVGAVLTTDTAKARDLVNRVQAHLNGMERSADFAIAEGDERFVIASTQDYASALDASGPLGESETFRLAVPDAGKATYAVYADLDRLEKLYLDSVPGQARPDVEKLRAIGLSGTHGEDGSAFTLRVVFN, from the coding sequence ATGTCCCCCGACACCTCCCCGCGCGGCCCGAGCCCCTGGCAGCCGCGTGACGAACCCGACCTCGACCGCACCGTCGCCTACCGCGTTCCCCGCCCGCCCACGGGCGGCGAGGCGCACACCGTGCGGATGCCGTCCTGGACCGAGCCCGAGGAGATCGGCTCCGTCACCCTGGCCGCCCCGCCGTCTGCCCCGGGGCGGGCCCGGCGGGCGCGCGGCTGGATCGTCGCGCTGGTGGCCGCCGTTCTCGTCGGCCTGGTCGGCGGCGGCGGAGTGTGGGCCGCCTCGAAGCTCAGCGGCGGCGGCACGCAGCCGCAGGACGTGCTGCCCGCGAACGCGCTGGCCTACGTCCGGCTCGACCTCGACCCGGCGGCCGGGCAGAAGCTCGCGTTGTTCGGCATCGCCCGCAAGTTCTCGGCCACCCGCGACTCCTTCGGCGGTGACGACCCGCGCAAGGCCCTCGTGACCGCGCTGCAGAAGGACGGCCCCGGACTTCCCGACATCGACTACGCCAGGGACGTCGAGCCCTGGCTCGGCGACCGCGTCGGCCTCGCCGTGCTTCCGGCGGCCGACGGCGGCGACCCCGTCGGGGCGCTCGCCGTACAGGTGAAGGACGAGGCGGCGGCCCGGACCGGCATCGGCAAGCTGGGCCTCGGCGACGGGAAGGGCGGCCTGGCGTTCCGCGAGGGGTACGCCCTCATCGCCATGAGCCAGCGGCTGGCCGACGAGTACGTCACGGCCGCGCCGCTGTCCGGCGACCCGCGCTTCGCCGACGACCTCAAGGCGCTGGGCGAGCAGGGCGTGCTGTCGTTCTGGATGGACGTGGAGAAGGTCGCCGAGGCCGGCTGGGCCGGCGCCTCCGCCACGCTCGCGCTGCCGCAGCTGAAGGGGATGCGGTTCGCCGGCGCCCTCCGGTTCTCCGGCGACTACGCCGAGCTGGCCGGGATCACCCGCGGCGGGACGCCGACGAAGGTCCGGCCCGAGCCGGTGAAGATCGGCGAGCTGCCCGTCTCCACGGTCGCGGCGGCCTCGTTCTCGGGTCTGGGCGACATGCTGCGCGAGCAGTGGCCGTCGATCGAGCAGGCGGCGGCAGTCCCGGGCGGCGAGGTGCTCAGGCAGACCCTCGACGGGGCGCGCGCGCAGTACGGCCTGTCCCTGCCGGACGACCTCGTGACGCTGCTGGGCCGCACCTTCACGCTCGCCGTGGACGAGCAGGACCTGGACGGCCCGACGCCCCGGGTGGGCGCGGTGCTCACGACGGACACGGCCAAGGCGCGCGACCTGGTGAACCGGGTGCAGGCCCACCTGAACGGCATGGAGAGGTCCGCCGACTTCGCCATCGCCGAGGGCGACGAGCGCTTCGTGATCGCGAGCACCCAGGACTACGCCTCCGCCCTGGACGCAAGCGGCCCGCTCGGCGAGAGCGAGACGTTCCGCCTGGCCGTCCCGGACGCCGGCAAGGCCACCTACGCGGTGTACGCCGACCTCGACCGGCTGGAGAAGCTGTACCTGGACAGCGTGCCGGGCCAGGCGCGCCCGGACGTCGAGAAGCTGCGGGCGATCGGCCTGAGCGGCACCCACGGCGAGGACGGCTCGGCCTTCACCCTCAGGGTCGTGTTCAACTGA
- a CDS encoding thioesterase family protein, whose product MTKFDEATQAIRVDDTTYDVCLDDGYSIGGPLNGGYLMATMLRAVVDASPHAHPVSTGAQFLRVARPGPARVLLEPLKAGRTAAMTRARLVQDGESFIEMLVTTATLDEAAAPDWADGPSAAMPDLADCVRLPDPKPESNMNFNAQIEMAFDPPTIGWLAGEPTGRPESRAYFRLAEPQDPDPYVLALAVDALPPVVFSAGARGWAPTVELTWHLRALPAPGWLTLLGGGRLISDGWFDEEVEVWDSAGRLVAQSRQLARLGRG is encoded by the coding sequence ATGACCAAGTTCGACGAGGCGACGCAGGCCATCCGGGTCGACGACACCACCTACGACGTGTGTCTCGACGACGGATACTCCATCGGAGGGCCGCTGAACGGCGGCTACCTCATGGCCACGATGCTGCGCGCCGTGGTTGACGCCTCTCCGCACGCGCACCCGGTCTCCACCGGCGCCCAGTTCCTCCGGGTGGCCCGGCCGGGCCCCGCCCGGGTGCTCCTCGAGCCGCTCAAGGCGGGCCGTACGGCGGCGATGACCCGGGCGAGGCTCGTGCAGGACGGTGAGTCGTTCATCGAGATGCTCGTCACGACCGCGACGCTGGACGAGGCGGCGGCGCCGGACTGGGCGGACGGCCCGTCGGCCGCGATGCCGGACCTGGCGGACTGCGTGCGCCTGCCCGATCCCAAGCCCGAGTCGAACATGAACTTCAACGCCCAGATCGAGATGGCGTTCGACCCGCCCACGATCGGCTGGCTCGCCGGCGAGCCGACCGGCCGGCCGGAGTCGCGGGCGTACTTCCGCCTCGCGGAGCCGCAGGACCCCGATCCGTACGTGCTGGCGCTGGCGGTGGACGCGCTGCCGCCGGTCGTGTTCTCCGCGGGGGCGCGGGGGTGGGCTCCGACGGTGGAGCTGACCTGGCACCTGCGGGCCCTGCCCGCGCCGGGATGGCTGACCCTGCTCGGCGGCGGACGGCTGATCAGCGACGGCTGGTTCGACGAGGAGGTCGAGGTGTGGGACTCGGCGGGACGGCTGGTCGCCCAGTCCCGCCAGCTCGCCCGCCTCGGCCGGGGCTGA
- the murI gene encoding glutamate racemase, whose amino-acid sequence MPDNTRAIGIFDSGVGGLTVARAIIDQLPHESIFYVADTAHQPYGPKSIAELRAYALEVMDHLVEHDVKMLVIACNSASSAVLRDARERYDVPVVEVIQPATRRAVRATRNGRVGVIATRATIESMAYHDAFAAAPDVELVAVAAPLLVEFVERGETMSEDLIEVVRGYLKPIQDAGCDTLILGCTHYPLLTGALSYVAGDGVTLVSSAEETAKDVYRILHDRGLSNGAGEPEHRFRATGDTELFARLGQRFLGPELQSVERTAPGIGDVTGVGSSR is encoded by the coding sequence GTGCCGGACAACACCAGGGCGATCGGGATCTTTGACAGCGGGGTGGGCGGCCTGACCGTCGCCCGGGCGATCATCGACCAGCTGCCCCACGAATCGATCTTCTACGTGGCCGACACGGCCCACCAGCCGTACGGGCCCAAGAGCATCGCCGAGCTCCGCGCGTACGCGCTGGAGGTCATGGACCACCTGGTCGAGCACGACGTGAAGATGCTGGTCATCGCGTGCAACAGCGCGAGCTCGGCGGTGCTCAGGGACGCCAGGGAGCGCTACGACGTCCCGGTCGTCGAGGTGATCCAGCCCGCCACCCGGCGGGCCGTGCGAGCCACGAGGAACGGCAGGGTCGGCGTGATCGCCACGCGGGCCACCATCGAATCGATGGCCTACCACGACGCCTTCGCCGCCGCCCCCGACGTCGAGCTGGTCGCGGTGGCCGCCCCCCTGCTCGTGGAGTTCGTCGAGCGGGGCGAGACGATGAGCGAGGACCTCATCGAAGTGGTGAGGGGCTACCTCAAACCGATCCAGGACGCCGGCTGCGACACGCTCATCCTCGGCTGCACGCACTATCCGCTGCTCACCGGCGCCCTGTCGTACGTCGCGGGCGACGGGGTGACGCTGGTGTCCAGCGCCGAGGAGACGGCCAAGGACGTCTACCGCATCCTGCACGACCGCGGGCTGTCCAACGGCGCGGGCGAGCCGGAGCACCGCTTCCGGGCGACCGGCGACACCGAGCTGTTCGCGCGGCTCGGGCAGCGCTTCCTCGGCCCCGAGCTCCAGTCGGTGGAGCGGACGGCCCCCGGCATCGGCGACGTCACCGGCGTAGGGAGTTCGCGATGA
- a CDS encoding MBL fold metallo-hydrolase, which translates to MKLTIIGCSGSFPGPDSPSSCYLLEAEGFRLLLDFGNGSLGALQRHAGLYEVDAILLSHLHADHCLDLCAYHVVRTYTPDGPLPKVPVHAPAGASKRLNAAYAMPDEPVLENSFDFVRLSPGTRHVGPFEVTAATMNHPVETYGFRVTHQGRSVAYSADTGESAELVKLAHEADVLLCEASFLDEPDLTPGLHLSGRQAAEHAARADAAALVLTHLVPWYDKSRILEDASRGGFGGPMELARSGAVYDLG; encoded by the coding sequence ATGAAGTTGACGATCATCGGATGCTCGGGCAGCTTCCCCGGCCCCGACAGCCCGTCCTCCTGCTACCTGCTGGAGGCCGAGGGCTTCCGGCTGCTGCTCGACTTCGGCAACGGCTCGCTCGGCGCGCTCCAGCGGCACGCCGGGCTCTACGAGGTCGACGCCATCCTCCTGTCCCACCTGCACGCCGACCACTGCCTCGACCTGTGCGCCTACCACGTCGTGCGCACCTACACCCCCGACGGCCCGCTGCCGAAGGTGCCCGTCCACGCCCCCGCCGGCGCCTCGAAGCGGCTCAACGCGGCATACGCGATGCCGGACGAGCCGGTGCTCGAGAACTCCTTCGACTTCGTACGGCTGTCGCCCGGCACCCGCCACGTCGGCCCGTTCGAGGTGACGGCCGCCACGATGAACCACCCCGTGGAGACCTACGGCTTCCGCGTCACCCACCAGGGCAGGTCCGTCGCCTACTCGGCGGACACCGGCGAGTCGGCCGAACTGGTCAAGCTGGCCCACGAGGCCGACGTGCTCCTGTGCGAGGCGTCCTTCCTCGACGAGCCGGACCTGACCCCCGGCCTGCACCTGAGCGGCAGGCAGGCGGCCGAGCACGCCGCCCGCGCCGACGCGGCCGCGCTCGTCCTCACCCATCTCGTCCCGTGGTACGACAAGTCCCGCATCCTGGAGGACGCCTCACGCGGCGGCTTCGGCGGCCCGATGGAGTTGGCACGGAGCGGGGCCGTGTATGACCTAGGGTGA
- the rph gene encoding ribonuclease PH has translation MARSHGRRSDQLRPVTITRNWLAHAEGSVLVEFGGTRVLCAATVESGVPRWRKGSGLGWVTAEYAMLPRATNTRSDRESVRGKIGGRTHEISRLIGRSLRACVDYKALGENSVVLDCDVLQADGGTRTAAITGAYVALADAIAWMRQRRMCPGDPLVNSVAAVSVGVVGTEPMLDLDYSEDVKAETDMNVVMTGRGDYVEVQGTAEGTPFDRTALNGLLDLAAAGCAELTRLQTEALS, from the coding sequence ATGGCTCGTTCACACGGTCGTCGTTCCGACCAGCTTCGCCCCGTGACCATCACCCGGAACTGGCTCGCCCACGCGGAGGGTTCCGTACTGGTGGAGTTCGGGGGCACCAGGGTGCTGTGCGCCGCGACGGTGGAAAGCGGCGTGCCCCGCTGGCGCAAGGGCAGCGGCCTCGGCTGGGTGACGGCCGAGTACGCCATGCTGCCCCGGGCGACCAACACCCGCAGCGACCGAGAGTCGGTCCGCGGCAAGATCGGCGGGCGCACCCACGAGATCTCCCGGCTGATCGGCAGGTCCCTGCGGGCCTGCGTCGACTACAAGGCCCTGGGGGAGAACTCCGTCGTGCTCGACTGCGACGTGCTGCAGGCCGACGGCGGCACCCGTACCGCCGCCATCACCGGCGCGTACGTCGCCCTCGCCGACGCCATCGCCTGGATGCGGCAGCGCCGGATGTGCCCCGGCGACCCCCTGGTGAACTCGGTCGCCGCCGTCTCGGTCGGCGTCGTCGGCACCGAGCCGATGCTCGACCTCGACTACAGCGAGGACGTCAAGGCCGAAACCGACATGAACGTGGTGATGACCGGCAGGGGCGACTACGTCGAGGTGCAGGGCACCGCCGAGGGCACGCCGTTCGACCGGACGGCGCTCAACGGCCTGCTCGACCTGGCCGCCGCCGGCTGCGCCGAGCTCACCCGCCTCCAGACGGAAGCCCTCTCCTGA
- the rdgB gene encoding RdgB/HAM1 family non-canonical purine NTP pyrophosphatase, translated as MNKVVLATRNAGKIVELRRILADAGVPVELVGLEAFPQIGDVAETGLTFAENALLKAHAVASASGLPAVADDSGLCVEALNGMPGIFSARWSGRHGDDDANLDLLLAQVADVPDGRRQAHFACTAALALPTGEEHVVEGAVHGFLIRERRGTGGFGYDPIFVPDGETRTTAEMTAEEKDAISHRGKAFRALAPVIAEVVP; from the coding sequence ATGAACAAGGTGGTCCTGGCCACCCGCAACGCCGGGAAGATCGTCGAACTGCGCCGGATCCTCGCCGACGCCGGTGTGCCGGTCGAACTCGTCGGCCTGGAGGCGTTCCCGCAGATCGGCGACGTGGCCGAGACAGGGCTCACGTTCGCGGAGAACGCGCTGCTCAAGGCGCACGCGGTCGCCTCGGCCAGCGGCCTGCCCGCCGTGGCGGACGACTCCGGCCTGTGCGTGGAGGCGCTGAACGGCATGCCGGGCATCTTCTCCGCCCGCTGGTCCGGCCGGCACGGCGACGACGACGCCAACCTCGACCTGCTGCTCGCCCAGGTCGCCGACGTGCCGGACGGCCGCAGGCAGGCCCATTTCGCCTGCACGGCCGCGCTCGCGCTGCCGACGGGGGAGGAGCACGTGGTGGAGGGCGCCGTGCACGGCTTCCTCATCCGCGAACGGCGCGGCACGGGCGGCTTCGGCTACGACCCGATCTTCGTGCCGGACGGCGAGACCCGCACGACCGCCGAGATGACGGCCGAGGAGAAGGACGCGATCAGCCACCGGGGCAAGGCGTTCCGCGCGCTCGCCCCGGTGATCGCCGAGGTCGTCCCGTAA
- a CDS encoding molybdopterin-dependent oxidoreductase translates to MPAWAAALTGLVAGAVALGAAQIIAGLIDPGAAPVVAVGGAVVDATPAGLKEWAIRTFGSYDKAVLLGGIVVVLALVAAGLGLLARRRAAYGTLGLAVFGLVGAAAALSRPDAGVAHVLPSLAGAAAGAWTLSRLARRAMDSGEEDYVAASRAADRERAPATRPVSGPAGAVVADEDSRSTGPGPAMPAVMRAGAAPYVFDRRRLLTGAATGVAVAGAAGLGGWLLSGTKDGEIARRSVAKMLPRAARPAAPVPSGADLRIPGLAPFVTPNADFYRVDTALVVPSVDPARWTLKIHGLVDRPVELTFADLLKRPLMEADVTLTCVSNEVGGPYIGNARWLGARLADVLREAGIRSEADMLLSVSEDGWTCGTPVDVVMDGRDALLAVAMNGEVLPESHGFPVRQVVPGLYGYVSATKWVTEIRVTRFDRDEAYWTPRGWAPKGPIKTQSRIDLPRDGDEVTAGRTTVAGVAWAQHRGVDAVEVRVDGSAWRQARLAETPGPDTWRQWSLDLDLTPGRHTISVRATDATGYTQTEDEAPPAPDGATGLHTVTVTAR, encoded by the coding sequence ATGCCCGCCTGGGCGGCAGCGCTGACCGGCCTCGTCGCCGGTGCGGTGGCGCTCGGGGCGGCCCAGATCATCGCCGGTCTTATCGACCCCGGCGCGGCGCCGGTCGTCGCCGTGGGCGGCGCGGTGGTCGACGCCACGCCCGCCGGCCTCAAGGAATGGGCGATCCGCACCTTCGGCTCCTACGACAAGGCGGTCCTGCTCGGCGGCATCGTCGTCGTGCTCGCGCTCGTCGCCGCCGGTCTGGGCCTGCTCGCCCGCCGTAGGGCGGCGTACGGCACGCTGGGCCTGGCCGTGTTCGGCCTCGTCGGCGCCGCAGCGGCGCTGTCCCGGCCGGACGCGGGGGTGGCGCACGTCCTGCCCTCGCTCGCGGGCGCCGCGGCCGGCGCCTGGACCCTGTCGCGGCTGGCGCGCCGCGCCATGGACAGCGGCGAGGAGGACTACGTCGCCGCCAGCCGGGCCGCCGACAGGGAGAGGGCGCCGGCCACGCGCCCGGTCTCCGGCCCGGCGGGTGCCGTGGTGGCGGACGAGGACAGCCGTTCGACGGGGCCCGGCCCCGCCATGCCGGCCGTCATGCGGGCGGGCGCGGCACCGTACGTTTTCGACCGGCGCAGGCTCCTGACGGGAGCGGCGACCGGGGTCGCCGTCGCGGGCGCCGCCGGTCTCGGCGGCTGGCTGCTGTCGGGCACGAAGGACGGCGAGATCGCCCGCAGGAGCGTGGCGAAGATGCTGCCGCGCGCGGCGCGCCCGGCCGCGCCCGTCCCTTCGGGCGCGGACCTGCGGATTCCCGGCCTGGCGCCCTTCGTCACGCCCAACGCCGACTTCTACCGCGTGGACACCGCCCTCGTCGTGCCGTCGGTGGACCCGGCCCGATGGACGCTGAAGATCCACGGCCTGGTGGACAGGCCGGTCGAGCTGACCTTCGCCGACCTGCTCAAGCGCCCCCTCATGGAGGCGGACGTCACGCTGACCTGCGTGTCCAACGAGGTCGGCGGGCCGTACATCGGCAACGCCCGCTGGCTCGGCGCCCGGCTCGCCGACGTGCTGCGCGAGGCCGGAATCCGCAGCGAGGCCGACATGTTGCTCAGCGTCTCCGAGGACGGCTGGACCTGCGGCACACCGGTCGACGTGGTCATGGACGGCCGCGACGCGTTGCTCGCCGTCGCGATGAACGGCGAGGTGCTCCCGGAGTCCCACGGCTTCCCGGTCCGCCAGGTCGTGCCCGGCCTGTATGGGTATGTCTCGGCGACGAAGTGGGTCACCGAGATCAGGGTCACCCGGTTCGACCGGGACGAGGCCTACTGGACGCCGCGCGGCTGGGCGCCGAAAGGCCCGATCAAGACCCAGTCCAGGATCGACCTGCCCCGTGACGGGGACGAGGTCACGGCGGGCCGTACGACCGTGGCGGGCGTCGCGTGGGCGCAGCACCGCGGCGTCGACGCGGTCGAGGTGCGGGTGGACGGCAGCGCGTGGCGGCAGGCGAGGCTCGCGGAGACCCCCGGCCCGGACACCTGGCGGCAGTGGTCGCTCGACCTCGACCTGACGCCCGGCCGGCACACGATCTCGGTGCGGGCCACCGACGCGACCGGTTACACCCAGACCGAGGACGAGGCCCCGCCCGCCCCCGACGGCGCGACCGGCCTCCACACCGTCACCGTCACGGCTCGCTGA